DNA from Solanum stenotomum isolate F172 chromosome 3, ASM1918654v1, whole genome shotgun sequence:
GTTAAGTGAAGGATGGGCTAGCCCATTGAAAGGGTTCATGAGAGAATCTGAGTTTCTTCAAACTCTTCATTTTAATTCGATTCGTCTTGAAGATGGATCAGTTGTTAACATGTCGGTTCCGATTGTGCTCGCCATTGATGATTCTCAGAAGAATCAAATTGATGGGTCGAGTAGTGTTGCCCTTGTTGTTGATGGAAATAACCCCATTGCCATTTTAACCGAGTAAGggaaatttctttctttcttcaaatcattttttgattttgaattaatgCTAAAAAAAACACATCTTTAGCGAGTTTCATAGCTCAATTATCCGTTGTTCTATTTAAGTATTTAAACTATCATCTTTTTGCGAGTTTCATACACTCCCTTAAGTTAGCCTATGGAGGCCTGTTTTCGATTGGGAACAAATTTTTGGCCAATTCAGTATCGACATGTGTTTTAATACAAAGGAAGTGATAGTTTATCACGAGTTTTATACTTCAATTATCACTCCCTTTGTATTAAAATACAGCTAGATGTTGAGTTTGGCCTACAAGCTCACTATGGAGGTGTGTTTTAATACGAAggaagtgatagtttaggtaggtaAAGAGAAAAATAGACAGTTGAGGTATGAAACTTgtaaaaaaaagtgatattttAGGTGTGATTTTGACCATTAACtcgttaattttttattatttctatttgcATACAACTGTTACTACGTTAAGCAGCAAATGCAAAAACACTTATAGTAGGTACCAGTGGCGGAGCGAGGATTTTTCACTTAGGGGTGTCAAAATgtgatattatataaatacataaaaaataacttttcacctagctacaaaatataatttttcgagGAAGATTGACATCCCTTGAATACACGTGGCTCCACTATGTATGCGTAGCCCGGTTATATGCAAAAAGAATTTGAATCCATTGAACTGTTACTTTCAACATTGATTGTGACTGTTACTCTAATGTTTTAGTTCACTATATGCAAAGAAATGTGAATCTTGTCAATGTTGACACATGTGAGCTCACAGGGAAATATTAAACTACATTATCTGTAGATATTTTTGCTTaaagtatgtttttttaatgGTTTGCTTTGGTAAGTGGTAAGAGTATGTGTTTTGAATGAAAATGGGAGTTATTCCAAAAGGAAAGTGGGAGTTTTGATGCCTAGTGCTTACGGTTGTAAATGAGACTTAGGGTGACATTGGGTTGTTagaaaagttcaaatttttatGGCAGAATGGTACTCAAGGAAAAAAGCaagttttttttatgaagtaggAAAAGAGCAACAGTTTGTAGTAAGCAGTACTGTTTTTGAGGTAGTTCTGTCATCTTAGAACGTTTCTTTTTACTGTAAAAGAAATCTGAAGTTATTCATAACCATGTTGGTgttaaatattatgatttttataaccattttctatttttcaatcACGATGGTAAGTATAACCATTAAGAATATGTTAGTTTGTATGCGTCGTTGCTCTTCCCCTGTTTGATGCATTTCTTtgcttttttcaattttcacaaATAAATTCCTAGACAGGTTTACGCTGGAAAATTCTTCTACATGATATCACAGTAGTTTACCATGTGAAATTGACTTATTTAAACAAGCATCCCTGTCTaaagagtaaaaataaattaaacgtGATTAAGTGTTGTGCTTTAGTTGCCCCCATAACATTAGCATGAATAGTAGCATAGGAGAAAACTTGTTCCTTTATGTCAgctacaattatgaattttaaaagaaCATTCGTTCTCAAGATATCTCCAAAAGAATCAGTGTCTTATTAGATTTCATACTCCTTATGTTAAGAAAATGTTATAACTGACTGGCTCACTAAATGTTTGAGTTGAAGTTCTGGAGTTGCTCATAAGAAGGCAGAAGGTTTGATTAGTTTCTACTGGTTTAGGATGCAAAAGTCATCACTTGCTTCAACTTTGTACATCGAATTAAGGTTTTGGTTGGTTTCCATTTGCTTTTAGTAAGATTAACATGTTGGTCATTCCTTCTATAGCAAATCTTCCTCTACTAAACAAATACCAGCTTACAGTCAACTTTAGCAGTAAGCTGGAAGACACTGATATTTACTCTTCATCTGTTCAGATTTCTTTTGCAAATTATAAGTGAGCCtcaaataatttgataaatagGTGGAAtctctatatataatatttttcgtTTGTCCAATATTAGTGATCTTCTTTGTTCATGTAGTGACTCAAATTGCTCAAATAATTTGATAACTAATCTTCGATTTACTCAACGGATGCTTTTTACAGTTTGGAATATATCTAGACATTGATCAAACTAATATTCTGCATTGGTTGTTTAGCCATCCATTCACcccttttttctccttttactAAACTTTGGTCATGTTTATTACCTGTCTATCagtaggggtgtcaaatgggctAGTTGGAGTCAAAATTGGTGGAGTTAATGACATGCCCAAAAATGACTTGGGTTGATGGATTGGGCTAAAAAGTGGGTCATAGCCCAACCCGACCAATTCTTACGaagttttaatttctttgttgttcttttataatttttaagcaTCTAActaaactattttttctttattatgactaTTTATACCTTCTCATCTAGCTTCTTTCCCTGTTAATTTGGTAATTGTAGTATCGAGATCTACAAGCATAACAAAGAAGAACGGATAGCAAGAACTTGGGGCACCACAGCCCCAGGTCTTCCTTACGTGGATGAAGCTATAACTCATTCTGGAAACTGGCTTATTGGTGGTGATTTGAAGGTTATAGAACCAGTCAAGTACCATGATGGTCTTGACAGCTTCCGGCTTTCACCTTCTGAACTTCGGGATGAATTTACAAGGCGTAATGCAGATGCAGTTTTTGCTTTTCAACTGAGAAATCCTGTGCATAATGGCCATGCATTATTGATGACTGACACACGTCGGCGACTTCTCGAGATGGGATATAAGAATCCCGTCCTTTTGCTTCATCCTCTTGGAGGTTACACAAAGGAAGACGATGTTCCACTTCATTGGAGAATGAAGCAACATGAGAAGGTTTGTGCATTTGGTTACCtgacattttctatttttggcaATAAAATAAAGCACTCGTACTCTACACTACTTGATCATGTTCCTCATTTAACAGCCAAGCTCCTGCAATCCTTTTTTCTCAAAGTCCTTGTTGATATCTTTTTGCTTCTTTAagcgtttttttaaaaaatccttCTCAAAGATGTAGAAAAGGTTTCagtttcttttattcattttgtgGCTGAAATCCCACATAAAATTTGATTTGCCTCATCAATTTGGCCATGTATCGGCATGGTATTGCTTTCCCACTCCTATACACGACTGGATTCTTGTCAGGTTCTTGAAGATGGGGTGCTTGATCCCGAGACAACTGTGTTATCTATATTCCCATCTCCCATGCACTATGCTGGTCCAACTGAGGTGCAATGGCATGCAAAGGCTCGCATCAATGCAGGTGCCAACTTTTATATCGTGGGACGAGATCCAGCTGGAATGAGTCATCCACTGGAGAAGAGAGATCTGTATGATGCAGATCATGGCAAGAAGGTCCTCAGTATGGCTCCGGGACTAGAACGGCTTAATATATTGCCTTTCAAGGTATGGCAACAAATTAACCCTGGTTAAAGTGCAATAtgtctttccttttttatttccaAACTCTTAACAATACTAAATTTTCTTGTAGGTGGCTGCATATGACAAGACTAAGAATGGAATGGCTTTCTTTGACCCATCTAGGCCTCAAGATTTTATCTTCATTTCAGGCACCAAGGTTTCTATCTCTCTATTGGCTTGCTGTGTTTTACAACTATGTTGGTGAGTTGTCATGTCCTCCAAAAGTGgtgtatttttggaggatctgacaaATATGCAGcaatatttttggagaatccaagCGATGCTTGGTCTCTTTAAAAGTGTTGGCAGGTACGTGTCGGATCCTCTAAAAGTAGTGCAATTTTGGAGGATCATACTCAGGTGCGGcagtatttttggagaatctgagCAACATAGGTTTTACCCCGCATCTCACCCCCAGAAAGGACCACTTTGTTACATTCTAGGATGCTAGATCAATTATTGTGGTGCTGTCCTTACAAAAATATGGTGTAATTGAtgccttctttttctttcagaTGCGAACTCTTGCAAAGACCAAGGAGAGCCCTCCAGACGGATTTATGTGCCCCGGTGGTTGGAAGGTTTTGGTGGAATACTATGATAGTTTGGATCAAGCTGATAATGGCGGAGTTTCTGAACCTGTTCCTGCTTGAATGTATCATCATTGAGAAAGTGAATTACAGCATGTTTGGGTAGAAAAATCCCAGCATGTGTCTGAAGATTTATTTTGACATTACTCTCCAAAAGACAATAATAGTAGTGAGGCCTTATGGGGCTAAACATCCCCGGTGCACTAAGCTCCTGCTACGCGTGGAGGGTCCAACTACAACGGTTTATTCAACGCAGCTGCAAGAGACTGTTTCCACAGCTCGGACTTGTAACCTCCTGGTCATATGGCAATGGTGCTGCTACACACAACATTTCTATAGTTATGCACACACCTATATTACAGGTAGTTGATTTCATTAAAATGAGTTTCCAAGGTTTCTGGGATTGGACTATATAGGCCACAAGT
Protein-coding regions in this window:
- the LOC125857820 gene encoding ATP sulfurylase 1, chloroplastic isoform X3, giving the protein MSQTRIHSGLLIEPDGGKLVELFVDESQRDLKRKEALNLPKIKLTKIDVEWVHVLSEGWASPLKGFMRESEFLQTLHFNSIRLEDGSVVNMSVPIVLAIDDSQKNQIDGSSSVALVVDGNNPIAILTDIEIYKHNKEERIARTWGTTAPGLPYVDEAITHSGNWLIGGDLKVIEPVKYHDGLDSFRLSPSELRDEFTRRNADAVFAFQLRNPVHNGHALLMTDTRRRLLEMGYKNPVLLLHPLGGYTKEDDVPLHWRMKQHEKVLEDGVLDPETTVLSIFPSPMHYAGPTEVQWHAKARINAGANFYIVGRDPAGMSHPLEKRDLYDADHGKKVLSMAPGLERLNILPFKVAAYDKTKNGMAFFDPSRPQDFIFISGTKMRTLAKTKESPPDGFMCPGGWKVLVEYYDSLDQADNGGVSEPVPA